The Dunckerocampus dactyliophorus isolate RoL2022-P2 chromosome 16, RoL_Ddac_1.1, whole genome shotgun sequence genome includes a window with the following:
- the il13ra2 gene encoding interleukin-13 receptor subunit alpha-2, whose product MMVSKEVLLFIIFMTEMGCNGIQVDPPEEIKIIDPGHLGCLEITWTPPASFIHMQDCLIRYQLKYYNTYSQSWTVIKTLHRTYSDQFDLMKDVRVRVYTLLTGPCTNNTWIRSANYTEVVQNPPSAGLEDNGVEDFGCVFHNMEKTICEWKKSPKSPTSSQLYLHYWHIDLEKTEECPDYITKNGVRSGCNFTGKPLPDFTDVNFCVNGSSPEGPLKPTYASIQIQNYVKPARADKPHLQTFTDAPLKLHWMKPPGKVPGPCLEYEVEHTRATPDGKLESRRISTLLTSHTFPPAGNDDRNCFKVRSRMNKYCAAGSFWSAWSLQTCH is encoded by the exons ATGATGGTAAGCAAAGAGGTGCTGCTCTTCATAATCTTCATGACGGAGATGGGGTGCAATGGGATTCAAG TCGATCCCCCTGAGGAGATTAAAATCATAGATCCTGGCCATCTTGGCTGTCTGGAGATTACATGGACTCCCCCAGCTAGCTTCATTCATATGCAGGACTGCCTGATACGTTACCAGTTGAAATACTACAACACATATAGTCAGAGTTGGACA gttattaAGACACTCCACAGGACATACAGCGACCAGTTTGATCTGATGAAGGACGTCCGGGTGAGAGTGTACACTTTGCTGACTGGACCCTGCACTAATAACACTTGGATCAGGAGCGCAAACTACACAGAAGTGGTGCAGAATCCTCCTAGCGCAG GTCTAGAGGACAACGGAGTGGAGGATTTTGGGTGTGTGTTCCATAACATGGAGAAAACCATCtgtgagtggaaaaaaagcccaaaatctCCAACCAGCTCACAGCTATATCTCCATTACTG GCACATAGACCTGGAGAAAACGGAGGAGTGCCCTGACTACATCACTAAAAATGGAGTTAGGAGTGGATGCAACTTCACAGGAAAACCTCTCCCTGATTTTACTGATGTCAACTTCTGTGTAAACGGCTCCTCTCCCGAAGGGCCCCTGAAGCCTACGTATGCTTCAATACAAATCCAAAACTATG TGAAGCCTGCACGTGCAGACAAGCCGCATCTGCAGACCTTTACAGATGCTCCGCTCAAGCTGCACTGGATGAAACCTCCAGGAAAAGTTCCTGGACCCTGCCTGGAATATGAGGTGGAACACACTCGAGCGACTCCTGATGGGAAGCTTGAATCG CGGCGGATTTCCACCTTGCTCACGAGCCACACTTTTCCTCCTGCTGGCAACGACGACAGAAACTGCTTCAAGGTTCGCTCCAGGATGAACAAATATTGTGCGGCAGGAAGCTTCTGGAGCGCCTGGAGTCTCCAAACATGCCACTGA